Genomic DNA from Terriglobia bacterium:
CTACGGGATCGACCAGATCGAGCTGTGCGAGGAAGGCGGCGCGGTCAGCGCACGGGGCGCACGACGATGTCCGGCGCCGTACAGTGGTCGCGAACGTCGCGGCCGCAGCGGCACGGCGAGAGATCCTTGGCGAGGCAGATGTGGACCTCCTGAAGGTAGCGCCCGCTGCACGAGATCGCGACCCCGTCTTGCGGGATCCCGGGGTTGGCATCGAGTAGGGCTCTCTTGAACCCGGCGGGCGTGGTGCGGACGCTCGCGGTGGGCCCCTGGAACGCGGCCGGAATGCGGACCTTCCCGAACGCCTCGCGGATCTTCCCGAAGTAGGACGATGCCGGCAATCCGCTGCACGTCCCGTGCTTCTCCCATTCGTGTCGGATGAGCTTCGGGCTCGGCATGATATCCAGCATGCGGTCGCCGACGGCTCGGTCGAGCGGCTCGGCGCCGCAGGATTCCGGCCAGCCCGTCTCGTACTGCGGCCAGAGGCCGTGGACGACGAATCCGAATTTGCGCCCCGGTGAGCACTGTTCGCCGTCGGCGTCGGCCCGAGCGGACACGCAGTGCTCGGGCGACCAGGAGAGGGAGAGCACGTAGTAGTCGAACACGCCCGCACTCCCTTGCGGCGCGGCGCGCGACCCGTGCCGGGAGCGCGCTACGGACGGCGAGGCCGCGAGCGCCAGGAAGAGAAACGCGACGGAGAGCGGCCGGGCCCGTGACATGGACTGTCCTTCCTCCGCCATCCGCGGCGGTGCGTCCGTTCGCTGATGATAACCCCGGGCGCGACGTATCTCGGTGCGCCACAGGTCAGCCGTCGCCCCGTCGAAGCTCCCCCAACCTCGACTTGGTCGCGCGCCGCGCTCTCACCAACCCCCTCAACCGATTCTGCAACGCTCGGCCCGGCCGGCTCCTCGATTTCGTCCCGCGATCTCTTC
This window encodes:
- a CDS encoding ribonuclease T2; its protein translation is MSRARPLSVAFLFLALAASPSVARSRHGSRAAPQGSAGVFDYYVLSLSWSPEHCVSARADADGEQCSPGRKFGFVVHGLWPQYETGWPESCGAEPLDRAVGDRMLDIMPSPKLIRHEWEKHGTCSGLPASSYFGKIREAFGKVRIPAAFQGPTASVRTTPAGFKRALLDANPGIPQDGVAISCSGRYLQEVHICLAKDLSPCRCGRDVRDHCTAPDIVVRPVR